ccaccatcttctctacaataggcgctactccaaccctctctctaatagcttcgtttttaattttatcctgtcgagtcttaccacacatccaccgcaacatcctcatctccgctacacctactttattctcatgttggctcttgatcgcccaacattctgttccgtacaaaatcgccggtcttaccgcagtccgataaaactttccctttagcttgatcggtacctttgcatcacataacacccccgatgcttttctccatttcatccatcctgcttgaatgcgatgattcacatccccttcaatttctccatcatcctgtattacagacccaagatatttaaaccgtgtgacgtgagggataatatggtctcctattttcacctctgagttagaaaccctccttcttttgttgaacttacattccatatactccgatttgcttctgcttaggcaaaaaccatgtgtttctagagctcgtctccaagtttccaacctctcattcaactcctccctcgactctccaaggaggactatgtcatctgcaaaaagcatgcatctcggcgctatctcttggatttgttccgtgaggacctccagaattaaggtaaaaaggtaggggctaagggttgacccttgatgcaaaccaattgtgatgggaaaatcgtctgactctccaccctgtgtcctaacactagtcgataccctatcatacatatcttggatagctcgaatatatgcaaccctaacccctttcttctctagagctttccacaaaatctctctaggcactctatcatacgctttctccaagtcaataaaaaatcaagtgcaagtcttgttggtccatgcgatattgctccatcacccgccgtaataaatagatcgcttccatggtcgaccttccctgcatgaaaccaaattgattctcagtaacttgagtctcctttcttaatctccgttcgatcactctttcccataatttcatggtatgactcaagagcttgattcccctataatttgcacaattttgtatatcccccttgttcttatagattggcactaacgtgcttctcctccattcctccggcatgcgttttgacctcataatttcattaaagagtttggtgagccactcaagacctctatctccaagagttttccacacttcaataggtatgttgtctggcctcaccgccttaccgttactcattcttttcaacgcttcctttacttcctgtttctgaatccgacgatagtacttatagttccggtcctcttctcttatgtctagactgctagagtcatatccatatccatcattaaataagttgtggaaatacgccttccacctttccttgatatctttttcatgcattaagactttgccttcttcatctttaacacactttacttgatccaaatctctagtcttcctctctctacccttagcaagcctatatatagatctttctccgtccctggttcctagagcttggtataatccgtcaaaagcttgggctcttgcctcacttTTTTGAATGCCCAACCAAACATGCAGTTAATATATGGTTGTAATTGCTATCATCCTTTCATATGTGATTTGTTGACTTGCTGTATTTCTGTTACTAAGGATTAGGCTCTTCTAAAATATCACTTATGGGGAGTAGTTCTGAGTTTTTACATCTCTTTAGTATAATGGATGACTACTTGTAACTATCATGTTCTTTCAGTGGCATGTTTTCCATAGTTCTTCACTTAGTAAAAAGTCATGTCCTAATTCCAAGACCtctaaaatatctttatattaGTTTTCCTTCATGCTAAATTTTGTAACAGAATATAAGCTTTGGCTGTTATTCAAGGGAAGAAGCAACATAGAAAACCGTAtacccagttttttttttttttttttgtgtgtgtccATTGTACtgtgttttaaagaaaaaattgagtctaacacatttttttaaaagctctTAAAAAGATCAGCTTATTGTTTAtaacaaaaggaaaacaagtagcTTAACAAAAACACTAAGTGAAAGAGCTTTAGAAAAAccttgtttcttttctctttcttcctctgCTCCCCCTGACTCTCTCTTTGCTCTCTCTCTTTCCCCACTCTAttcctctctctccctctctgatTTAACTAATGCATATACTTGAAAGAACTTGTGCATTGTCATGTGGCAAAAAATCTTATCTTACCCCTTTATGAGATTCTGTATAGTTACTATTTACGACTACTATTTAAAAATTCCTGGTTGAAACATATGTATACTTTCAGTGACCAAATCTTAAGAATACaatcaaaaaaaagaaaaaaaactgtcTCAAATTTTGTTGTTAGATTTGTGTAGTATGTTAAACTTCAATTTCTAGTATATTTATCCCAGTTATTCACAAATCCAGAGGTCTTCGTCTCCTAAATTGGCTTCATTTTGAGGCTTGAATTTAATAAAACGGGAACCAAACTGATCTCTAGTGGTCCTAAATTTTAGAAACCAAACTGACCATTGTGATAAATACTAGTTCAGGTCTTCAGGATGAAAATAGATGCAGGACCGCATATTATTCTCTAGTACAACCCTCTCGGAGTAAAGCCAGAGATGAATATCAGGGTTTTTGATATGTTAGAGAGAAGTCTTAAATTCAGTTAGTTTTCAGTTAGTTGTAAAAACTGTTTGTGGTTACTATTAGCTGTCTCTTCTTAGTTAGTTAGTATGCTATGATTCTGTTAGTTACTAACAGAATCAGTTAGTAATTGTTAGAGTCAGAGTTAGGCCTCATTGTGAACTCTGCTCTATATATAGACCTTTGTTGTAATCATCAAATCAATAATGAAAACACAATTATGATTTCTATCagttctctatctctctctaaatGTAACATGGTATCAAGAGCCTTCTGATTCTTCCACAAGCGTGGCAAGATCCTCCATTTCTTTCCTCTGAATCTTCCCTTCTTCAATGGATTCCCAACCTCACACACCTCGTACACCACCAATCTTGGCGACACCCAACTCAACAATCACACCTCTATCTTCTTTCAACTACAAGATTTCTGTCAAATTAGATGCAACAAACTATCTTGTATGGCTGCAACAGATTGAACCAGTCCTAAGGGCTCATTGCCTTCATCGTTTCTGTGTCATTCCTGAGATACCTCCTCAATACGCTTCGGAACACGATCGCCTTGCCAATATTGAAAACCCAGCTTTCAGCAACTGGGAATTACAGGACCAGCTCCTCTTAGCATGGCTGCAATCATCTCTTTCCCCTGCCATTCTTCCTTCTGTCATTGGTTGCAAGCACACATTCCAACTCTGGGAAAATATCCATCAATCCTTTCAATCGAAAACCAAGGCTCAGGCGCGACAATTGCGAACTCAGCTACGCACCACGAAGAAAGGATCATCTTCAATCTCTGAATTCTTGGcaaaaatcaaacacatttcAGATTCGTTGACATCAATTGGTGAGTCTGTTTCCCTTCAAGATCAACTTGATGTAATTCTTGAAGGTCTTCCTAATGAATTTGAAAGTCTCGTAACCCTAATCAACTCAAAGATCGAATGGTTCGATTTAGAGGAAATTAGGGCCCTTCTTCTGGCTCATGAGCAGCGATTGGACAAGGCGCGTATCACTGAAGAAGCTGCATCCCTCAATTTTACTCAATCTCAGCCAAATTCAAAAACCCCCAATTCTGTGAACCCTAATTCTGCGACAGAAACCCAGATTGCTCCTCAAGCCAATTGGACAACTGGGAACTCAAATTCAGGCAATTACGACTCTCAAAACAACAATTTCAAGAACAACAATCAATCTAGAGGCCGTGGAGGAAGAAATGACCGTGGCAATCGTGGTGGTTGTGGGGGTCGTTCCACTGTTCAATGTCAAGTCTGTCATCGCACAGGCCATGATGCTTCCTACTGTTATCACAGGTTTAATGCTGCTTATGGAAGCAATCAACCTTATGTTCATGGCAACCCTTATCAGTATGTAAGGAACACTACACCAAATAACAACAATTGGGCTCAAAGTAACCCTCAGTGGCAGCAAGCAGCACCTCAGGCCAACTTCACTGGATATGCACCTCAGACCAATTTCACTGGTTATGCCATGCACCCTACCATGAACAACAATCTTGACACAGCTGCTACTCAGCATGTTACTCTCATGCAACCTCCTCCAGGCTCTGCTCCTCCTCCTTCTCACCTTGAGCACATATTCCTTGGCAATGGTCAAGGTTTGCGTGTCACTGGAATTTCCTCTTATGCTTTTCCTTCACCTTCTCATCCTCATCATACATtgcatttaaataatgttttgcATGTTCCTAGCATCAACAAAAATCTGATCagtgtttcaaaatttgcaTCTGATAATAATGCATACATTCAATTTCATCCATCTCACTTTGTCATGAAATCTCAGGACAATGATCAAATCTTGCTTCAAGGAAAATTGGACAAGGCTGGACTTTATCCCATTCACTCTTAGTCATCAACTACTTCTAGTCTTTCTTCTAGACACCATTCTGTTCATTCTATTGTAACTAGTCACAATGACTTGTATTTTCAATGGCATCACAGGCTAGGCCATACAAATCTAGACACTATGAATAATGTCTTGAAATCATGTAATATGCctacattcaataaaaacaaaactgaTTTTTGTATCTCTTGTTGTCTGGGCAAGTCACACagattgccttcccaactgtctCAAAGCACTTATAATTCTCCTCGAGTTAATTTATTGTGATTTATGGGGTCCAGCCCCCATGCAGTCCTCTATGGGCTACAAATACTACATCTCATTCATTGATGCTTTTAGCAAATATATTTGGGTCTATTTTCTTCATGACAAATCAGAAACACTTACTATTTTCAAACAATTCAAAACATTAGCTGAATTACAGCTTAACACTAAGATAAAAGCCATTCAATCTGACTGGGGGGGTGAATTCAGAAGTTTTACATCATATCTCAGTCAGTTAGGAATCATTCATCGCATTATCTGTCCTCACACCCACCATCAGAATGGTGTGGTCGAAAGAAAGCATAGGCACATTGTGGAGATGGGCCTCTCCTTACTCTCCCACTCCTCTCTCCCTTATCATTACTGGGACCATGCTTTTCATACTGCTGTGTACATCATAAACAGACTCCCTGCATCTCATAATCATTGCATTCCCCTCAAAGTTCTATTCAATAATGTTCCTGATTATAACTTCCTCAGAGCCTTTGGTTGTGCTTGTTATCCTCTTCTAACCCCTTACAACAATCCTAAGTTCCAATATAGGTCAAAAGAATGCATCTTTCTGGGCTATTCTACTTCTCACAGGGGTTACAAGTGTCTTGACAATAAGTCTGGCCGCATCTATATCTCCAAGGATGTGTTGTTTAATGAGAAGCACTTCCCTTATCAAATCACTCCACCTACCACCTGCTCTCCTAACCAAACAGTCACATCAGCAGCTCCCCTTGGAGTTGTCAACCATATTCCCCTACAAACTCCTCACACACCAAACAATCTCACACCAAACAAGCAACCTACTCCTCACACACCAACTACCTTTCCCAGCCACACATCTTCACCATACATCAGTGCCTCTGCCTCTCCAACTCCAACCTTACCCTCCACagcttcctccaccattgatCCTAACTCCACTCCCACTTCCTCTCCTTCACCTACAACCAACACCCATCATATGCTTACAAGATCCAAAACTGGCCATCTCAAACCTCCTCTCTTTCCCACAATCAATCTAACAACCATTGAACCAACCACTGTGCAGCAAGCTCTTTCATCTATCCACTGGACTGAAGCTATGCAACAAGAGTATCAAGCTCTTCAAGCTAACAAAACATGGAGCTTGGTACCTCTTCCTCCTCATAAAAGAGCCATCGGGTGCAAATGGATTTTCAGGATCAAAGAGAACCCGGATGGTAccataaacaaatataaagcaCGCTTGGTCGCCAAAGGATTCAACTAGAAATATGGTCAAGATTACAGTGACACCTACTCTCCAGTGGTGAAACCAATCACAGTGAGAACTGTCCTCACCATTGCTCTTACTTCCAAATGGCCCCTTATTCAACTTGATGTCAACAATGCCTTTCTTAATGGGCAACTCCATGAAGATGTCTACATGCAACAGCCTCAAGGCTTTATTTAGGGTGAATCCACTCTTGTATGCAAACTTCACAAGGcaatatatggtttaaaacaagccccaAGGGCTTGGTATGAGAGTTTGACAAATACTCTCATCTCCTTTGGTTTTCAACAATCCAAGTGTGATCCCTCTCTTCTCATATTCAACAAACATGGCTGTTGCCTGCTTATTCTCATTTATGTAGATGATATAATCATCACGGGTTCCTCCAACACTGCTATTAACCTCATTGTGAACAAGTTGAATGCTACCTTTTCTCTTAAGCAGCTTGGCACTCTTGAGTACTTTCTGGGCATAGAATGCAAGCTTACTCCATCTGGTGCTCTTCATTTATCTCAAGCTAAATACATTAGAGATATACTTCACAGAGCAGGCATGGAAGACTGCAAAGGGATTTCCACTCCTTTACCTGCAAATCTTAAGTTGTCCAAAACTGGTGCTGACCCCTTTGACAACCCCACTCTGTACAGAAGCATTGTAGGAGTCCTGCAGTATGCTACAATTATCAGACCTGAACTTGGATACTCAGTCAACAAGGTGTGTCAGTTTTTCGCTCAGCCACTGGTCTATCATTGGAGTGCAGTCAAAAGGATCTTAAGATACTTAAAGGGCTCCATTGATCATGGTCTCACCCTTCTGCCTGCCACCACCAGTGCCCCTCTCAGCATTAATGCTTTCTGTGATGCAGATTGGGCCTCTGATATTGATGATAGGAGGTCCACTTCAGGTGCTTGTATCTTTTTTGGTCCTAATCTTGTGTCCTGGTGATCTAAAAAGCAAACTCTGGTTGCTAAATCTAGTGCAGAGGCCGAATACAGGAGCCTAGCACATGCTGCATCTGAAGTTCTATGGCTCCAGTCTCTTCTCCATGAGCTCAAAGTTCCCATCCCTCCTCCAGTTATCTATTGTGACAACCAAAGTGCTGTTGCTATTAGTCACAAACCTGTGCTTCACTCCAGAACGGAACACATGGAATTAGACATTTTTTTTGTGAGGGAAAAGGTTCTGAACAAGTCTTTGGTTGTTTCCTACATTCCTGCACAACTCCAAGTTGCTGACATACTTACCAAATCACTCAGCAAGCATTTGTTCTACAACTTCCGCTCCAAACTCAGAGTACTTAGTACTGCTGAGCTTGTGGGGGGAGTGTTAGAGAGAAGTCTTAAATTCAGTTAGTTTTCAGTTAGTTGTAAAAACTGTTTGTGGTTACTATTAGCTGTCTCTTCTTAGTTAGTTAGTATGCTGTGATTCTGTTAGTTACTAACAGAATCAGTTAGTAATTGTTAGAGTCAGAGTTAGGCCTCATTGTGAACTCTGCTCTATATATAGACCTTTATTGTAATCATCAAATCAATAATGAAAACACAATTATGATTTCTATCagttctctatctctctctaaatGTAACATGATATACCCTGACCCCTCTCTACTCTCATCGAGACCAATCCTTTATCAAATGGCAAGACAAATGTCCTCTCCTCtcttctattttattatattttattttctacatGTGATGTCCTACCCTTTTTGACTGTCTAATGCCAACCTACTAACTAATGTGGTTTTAAGGTTATTTGACACCTTTGATCTTATGGAACTTGCTCAATTGAATCATGGGTTCTGGTTTGATTTGGTTCCAGGCCATggttcatcatttttttcagtTCTTGCCAAATGCTAATACCCTgtcaactatttaaaaaattataaataaataaataaataaataaattaaatgacacAAAGTAGTAGTACATAGCAGAAACAGACTATTTCATGCATAACTTCAGATCAGGATCCAATAAATAACTCTAAACATCCAACACATAATCTGGAGATAGAAAAATGTCTGGGTTATGTTTATAGTGAACCAATGATCACTCATGTAATGAATTTAATGGTTCCTTCACATAATGCTCTCTTGAGGAAACAGTGAAACACCTCTTATATTGctaattactattttattctTGCCAGTCTTAAAATGTACAGCATaactattaatgttttttttttttttttgtgtatgcATTTGTTTCCATGGTACAGCATATCGTTGTTTTGGGTCCTCTACCTGTCAACGACCCATTAGCCCCAATCCATCATTCAAAACTTCCTCCCATCTTGCTATTTTCCAAAGAAGATGGGCATCACAAATCCCAACTACAGAGGAAGACGACAAGATTAGCATCGGACCTCGTAGTGGAGGACAACCAGGGGAGGGTGACAAGGAAACTGGAGTCGTTTATTATGGCCCGATCTCAAACACCATAAAGAAAGTAAAACTTCTGTCTCTCTCAACTTGTTGCCTTTCGGTATCTCTTGGTCCGGTCATAACCTTCATGACATCCCCCGATATGAATGTCATCCTGAAAGGTGCAGTAGCATCTTCTGTGATATTCTTGAGTGCTACTACCACCGCTGCCCTCCATTGGTTTGTTAGCCCGTATGTTCACAAGCTCAGGTGGCAGCCAGGTTCGGACAGCTTTGAGGTGGAGATGCTGTCCTGGCTGGCAACTTACATTCCAAAGACTATCAAGTTTTCTGATATTCGACCACCGCAAACCAATAGGCCTTTTGTGACATTTAAGGCCAATGGGAATTTTTACTTCGTGGATGCAGAGCACTGTCACAATAAGGCACTTCTGGCTAGACTGACCCCAAAAGAAGTGAGTAATGAGTCTCCTTTCAAGAACTTGTGATTTGAAACATACTGTTGTGAGCTCGCGGTATTTTACTGTTAGCATTAGAAGAGTATGCTATAGCCCTGCTTTAATTTCTGTCTGTGGCTGGAATTTGTTTTATACTTTTTGAGATTTGATCTCTTGATCTGATACCATAAACTGTTAGGTTTGCTTAATTGCTTAATAAATTAGTAGCAGTGGCATTTTGCAAACATCATATATGGGGAGAGTATTTTGTACAAATGTGATTTTGTGCAAGTTTTTGTCAAAATGATTGATGATATCCTCTACTAATTTATTGTTGTTTAGGTCCTTCTATATATGTTTTATCATATGGTTGGGATTAATATTGCTTACATGATCATCTTTTATTTGTTAGCGATCCTCTTTTTAACACTTTCTTTTCAACCTATTATATGTTGTTTATATGGGTCCTATTAGTTTGGGAATAAAACTCATATTTAGTAGGATTcgcatgaattttatttaataaaagtcAAAAAAGGATGTTAAAAAGTTTATCGATGGcatttctttatatattttcttgatATGGTAGCACGGTTGTCATGACTATTTCTGTACGAAGTAATTAAGTCATGCTTTGAGGTTCTTTCTGTCGGTTAATATAAGGAAAAGTGAAGAAAGAATAGTGGAATTTCGGTTTAAAAACCACATTACTATATCACTTCTGTGATTTTACTTGTATCACAATTCTGATTGACTCGGGCATTATTCAAAGGTTTT
This region of Glycine soja cultivar W05 chromosome 17, ASM419377v2, whole genome shotgun sequence genomic DNA includes:
- the LOC114393405 gene encoding uncharacterized protein LOC114393405 — its product is MARATLLHLLRSQSLRHVSKNAPSAYRCFGSSTCQRPISPNPSFKTSSHLAIFQRRWASQIPTTEEDDKISIGPRSGGQPGEGDKETGVVYYGPISNTIKKVKLLSLSTCCLSVSLGPVITFMTSPDMNVILKGAVASSVIFLSATTTAALHWFVSPYVHKLRWQPGSDSFEVEMLSWLATYIPKTIKFSDIRPPQTNRPFVTFKANGNFYFVDAEHCHNKALLARLTPKEVSNESPFKNL